A window of the Patescibacteria group bacterium genome harbors these coding sequences:
- a CDS encoding glycosyltransferase family 39 protein, translating to MFSLQKVCKKDILGFITLVFVFYAFLLPFLSTSFIAINEPDWIERSARFLEAFLKGDFANTYQKYHPGVTLMWIVGVCVKNFKGDIFSVNTFPQFAFLARFVLGTVFLLVILLSFNKLRKVFPLNWTFFVLPIFLFSEPFVMALVRSIGPDALLFAFVFACLCFFYSYLVERKRLDLILCGVFLGFALLTKVTAVFLFPFFVLGLIGVKSEILGSDPPRAGQTLKILCVILLTSALTFFLLFPAMWVNPLRTLKDIVTLGAIDAPLYDYASPIISEDLAKNIFAQKFLSYPLVFAFRSSPLFLIFFILGVLALFSKKLDKRLKTLGFVSLLFLVCYYIPISFAEKKIFKYALLFFVPATFFNFIGLTVLFQNIKRKWVTFAVLGVFAIQIIYNLSFVPNYLFYFNPLLGGAKVARHFVKIDLETTGFSMAGDYLNALGVGEDKIVVTYPPKSLGPFVNARVEDIRTYPDDADFLLVPFGKMDEFKSKITPSYVLEKTFTYRNLDYLFLYKNIYK from the coding sequence ATGTTTAGTCTACAAAAAGTTTGCAAAAAGGACATTTTGGGGTTTATCACTCTAGTTTTTGTATTTTATGCCTTTCTTTTGCCCTTTCTTTCAACTTCTTTTATAGCAATTAATGAACCCGACTGGATTGAACGCTCCGCTAGGTTTCTGGAAGCTTTTTTAAAAGGAGATTTTGCCAACACCTATCAGAAATACCATCCAGGTGTAACTTTAATGTGGATAGTAGGTGTTTGTGTAAAAAATTTTAAAGGAGACATTTTTAGTGTGAATACATTTCCCCAATTCGCCTTTCTTGCGAGATTTGTTTTAGGGACGGTGTTTCTTTTAGTTATTTTACTGTCTTTTAACAAGCTCCGCAAAGTTTTTCCGCTTAATTGGACATTTTTTGTACTGCCTATTTTTCTTTTTTCGGAACCTTTTGTTATGGCTCTTGTCCGTTCTATTGGACCAGACGCGCTTTTATTCGCTTTTGTTTTTGCCTGTCTTTGTTTTTTTTATTCTTATCTTGTGGAGAGGAAAAGATTGGACTTGATTTTGTGCGGTGTGTTTTTAGGATTTGCCCTTCTTACAAAAGTTACTGCTGTTTTTTTGTTTCCGTTTTTTGTTTTAGGTCTTATAGGGGTCAAATCTGAAATATTAGGGTCTGACCCGCCCAGGGCGGGTCAGACCCTTAAGATATTGTGTGTAATTTTACTTACCTCCGCACTTACATTTTTTCTTCTTTTCCCCGCAATGTGGGTTAATCCTTTGCGTACTCTAAAGGACATAGTAACTTTAGGGGCGATTGACGCGCCGTTGTACGATTACGCAAGCCCAATAATTTCAGAAGATTTAGCAAAAAACATTTTTGCGCAAAAATTTTTATCGTATCCTTTGGTTTTTGCGTTCCGTTCAAGCCCGCTTTTTTTGATTTTTTTCATACTTGGGGTTCTCGCCTTATTTTCTAAAAAGCTAGATAAAAGGTTAAAGACATTAGGGTTTGTGTCATTGCTGTTTTTAGTTTGTTATTATATCCCCATATCCTTTGCGGAAAAAAAGATTTTTAAATACGCGCTTTTATTTTTTGTACCTGCGACATTTTTTAATTTTATTGGATTGACTGTTTTATTCCAAAATATCAAGAGAAAATGGGTGACCTTTGCGGTTTTAGGGGTATTTGCGATTCAAATTATTTACAATTTAAGCTTTGTTCCTAATTATTTATTTTATTTTAATCCTCTTTTGGGCGGCGCAAAAGTGGCTCGCCATTTTGTTAAAATAGATTTAGAAACCACGGGCTTTAGTATGGCGGGAGACTATTTAAACGCTCTTGGGGTGGGGGAGGATAAAATTGTGGTCACCTATCCGCCCAAAAGTTTGGGACCATTTGTAAACGCTAGGGTTGAGGATATAAGAACATATCCAGATGATGCCG
- the gmd gene encoding GDP-mannose 4,6-dehydratase, with the protein MNNKRALITGITGQDGSYLAEFLLEKGYEVFGFYRRTSTPNISRIKHLLDKIYLIPGDLTDQTSITYAIKESRPSEIYNLGAQSFVESAFETAVSTAEVDALGPVRILESIKLINPAIKFYQASTSEMYGKVQEIPQTEKTPFYPRSPYGAAKLYAHWATINYREAYGMHASCGILFNHESPRRGEEFVTKKVARYTAAIKYSLVDHIPLGNIDAKRDWGYAKDFVEAMWLMLQQDKPDDFVIATGKTHTVREFLEEAFKVAGITDSYEKYVKIMPEFLRPAEVDILLGDPSKAKEKLGWKPKTKFKELVKIMTEAELENLKDVKEFNSRKPRIHKIGISPDRPIEPLNQTHPHPK; encoded by the coding sequence ATGAACAATAAACGGGCTTTAATTACAGGAATTACTGGGCAAGATGGTTCCTATTTGGCGGAATTTTTGCTTGAAAAAGGTTACGAGGTGTTTGGATTTTATCGCAGAACCAGCACTCCCAACATAAGCCGCATAAAACATTTGTTGGATAAGATTTACCTCATTCCTGGCGACCTCACCGACCAAACATCCATAACTTACGCCATAAAAGAATCCCGCCCTTCCGAGATATATAATTTAGGGGCTCAAAGTTTTGTGGAAAGCGCTTTTGAAACTGCCGTATCCACCGCAGAAGTGGACGCTTTAGGACCGGTTAGAATACTGGAGAGCATAAAACTAATAAACCCCGCAATTAAATTTTATCAAGCGTCCACCAGCGAAATGTATGGGAAAGTGCAGGAAATTCCGCAAACGGAAAAAACTCCTTTTTATCCGAGAAGCCCTTATGGCGCGGCTAAACTTTACGCCCACTGGGCAACCATAAATTACAGAGAGGCTTACGGAATGCACGCTTCTTGCGGAATTTTGTTTAACCACGAATCGCCAAGGAGAGGCGAAGAGTTTGTAACCAAAAAAGTTGCTAGGTATACTGCCGCCATAAAATATAGTTTGGTGGACCATATTCCGCTAGGAAACATTGACGCCAAAAGAGATTGGGGATACGCCAAAGATTTTGTGGAGGCAATGTGGTTAATGTTACAACAAGACAAACCGGATGATTTTGTAATAGCAACAGGAAAAACCCATACCGTTAGAGAATTTCTTGAAGAAGCTTTTAAAGTTGCGGGTATTACCGATAGTTACGAAAAATATGTAAAAATTATGCCCGAATTTTTAAGACCTGCGGAAGTGGATATTCTGTTAGGAGACCCTTCTAAAGCTAAAGAAAAACTTGGCTGGAAACCTAAAACAAAGTTTAAGGAATTGGTAAAAATAATGACGGAAGCAGAACTTGAAAATCTAAAAGATGTTAAAGAATTTAATTCTCGCAAACCGCGAATTCACAAAATAGGAATTTCCCCCGACAGACCAATAGAACCCTTAAATCAAACACATCCGCATCCTAAATAG
- a CDS encoding glycosyltransferase family 2 protein, whose translation MISIIIPVYNEDSSIKNTVHKVYDVCEESFKDYEIVVVNDGSTDKTASVLESLNLSHLIILNRGFNKGYGASLKEGIGYAKGEIIAITDADGTYPIEKIPQLVSEVERGFSMSVAARRGRYKNTSLIRAVPKLFLDKIANVVAGQKILDINSGLRAFRKKDVLPFFNIISDKFSFTTTITLSYLSNGLSVSYLPIEYKKRVGKSKVKAKDALDFLSLILRTIMYFNPLRIFAPTAIFLMGMGFLKFVYDLFNEPFLNITPSVIFVFLSGLQILAIGMLADLIKSTRGK comes from the coding sequence ATGATTAGTATTATTATTCCAGTTTACAATGAAGATAGTTCTATAAAAAATACCGTCCACAAGGTTTATGATGTGTGTGAAGAATCCTTCAAGGATTATGAGATTGTTGTGGTTAATGATGGTTCTACCGACAAAACCGCAAGTGTTTTGGAAAGTTTAAACCTTTCTCATTTAATTATTTTAAATAGAGGATTTAACAAAGGGTATGGCGCTTCGCTTAAAGAGGGTATTGGGTACGCAAAGGGTGAAATTATCGCTATAACAGACGCGGACGGCACCTACCCAATTGAAAAAATTCCGCAACTAGTTAGTGAGGTAGAGCGGGGGTTTTCTATGAGTGTGGCGGCAAGAAGAGGAAGGTATAAAAACACTTCTTTAATTAGAGCTGTTCCGAAACTTTTTTTGGACAAAATAGCCAATGTTGTTGCGGGTCAAAAGATTCTGGATATAAATTCGGGTCTTAGGGCTTTTAGAAAAAAAGATGTGTTGCCGTTTTTTAATATTATTTCCGACAAATTCTCTTTTACCACCACAATAACGCTTTCCTATTTATCAAACGGTCTTTCCGTGAGCTACCTTCCAATTGAATATAAAAAGAGGGTAGGAAAATCTAAAGTTAAAGCCAAAGACGCGCTTGATTTTTTAAGTTTAATTTTAAGAACGATAATGTATTTTAATCCGTTGAGAATCTTTGCCCCTACCGCAATTTTCTTGATGGGAATGGGATTTCTAAAGTTTGTTTATGATTTATTTAACGAGCCTTTTCTGAATATCACCCCTTCTGTTATTTTTGTTTTTCTCTCTGGTCTTCAAATTTTAGCAATTGGTATGCTTGCGGACCTTATTAAGTCCACACGAGGGAAGTAA